CTGTTCAATGATGCTTCTTAAATGCATCATATGCATTACCACTCGATCTAAGAGACTATCAATGCTACACTGAATTTACACAAAACACGGCTCTCAATTGGATTAGATAGGACGAGAAAACATACAAATGGTTACCAACTTCAAGCACTACAAATACTAACAATTAGTACGAGTTTGGGATTGTTATGGGGGATAGAGCTATTATTTGTAGAGCTTTGTTAAAAAGTTATACTATTGAAAAGCTATTTATTATTTGGTAAACTTATGTCTAAAATGCTTTTCAAATTGTTACAGTTGTTCTCAACAAGTCACATAATCTCTGCAGGaactttttaacaaaagcttaaatttggagtttttttagaaaatgggcTTCCAGCTTTTTTGGGGGGcataacttaaatttaaaagtaatttttataaattttctaaacatataattttttcttcaaaaaagcTTTTAACCTACCAAAAACTTAATCTCGAAACCAAATGGGTACTTTGACTACACTCACCTTTGCACCATTTGGGACAAGTTGTCGAAGCTCCTCCAACCTATCTTGGATCATTTGCCGATCCCTTGGTCTTGGCCTTTGATTTTCACCAATTCTGGCTCGTCTTTTGCTGGCATTGGATAACTTGTTTCCCTTCCTAGGTTGCATAGAGCCTTTAGGTTTTCCTTGCTGCTCTTTATCAATCAATTTGCTCCTTGTATTATTGAAAGAAACAGAACCAGTAAAGGTACTTGTGTCGCAGGAAACAAATGATGATCTAAAATCACTCCACGGAGTTGAGTCATCATTTATTAAGGCACTTGCTTCAGATTGACTTTGTAACTCGAACAAACTAGCACCTCGTCCTGACGAGGTTGTAGATGATGTTGAACTTTTAAATCTGCTAGCTAAAGAGTCATCTATACAACTAGACACACTTGCAACTATAGCTTCCAATAGATGATTTGCATCATCAGCTTTAGCAAGCGATGATGGCTCAGCACCATTGAACATATCTATATTGCGGGTTAAACTTGAGCTTCTACACGAATCCTCAATTAAGAATGATGAGTTGTGCATGTCTTCAATGAtatgattttgaaaaacttGTCCAAGTGCTTCATGTAGCTCAGAATCTATGGGAAGGCTTGTGATACTGCTTGCACTTTTATGGCCTGCATCATTAACCCTTGTGTCTCCAAGTGTCATTAATTCACTACACAAATGACTAATTCCACATGAGGGTTCTACAGAAGCCCCCAAATTGTAGTTGCTAAATTGAGGATAAGCTTGCAATTCATTCAGACAAGATAATCCAAGCAGTTTACTCTCTAGTGTTTCTAACTGGCTAGTATTTATAGGTTGGCATAAAGGAGTTGATACGACAATGAGACTATCTGGTGGAGAGCTAGTCACATTTTGGCCAACATTACCAAAAAATTGAGGAAGTTTTGTTTCAGAGACCTGAACTGCATCTTGATACATTGACATTGGCAAAACTTCATTTAATGTTGAAAATTTGTTCTTATTTGGTCTAATGTGATTAAAAGCCTTCAAATCTCCAGCCTTCAGTAGGGTAATGGTCATGTCTGAGGGCTCCAATGGGTTCTCCAGGAAACCAGACATTAGTGATGAAGACGATTGTGATTGAATATCTCTGTTTGAGGTGAATGGTATATTAATATGTGCCATATTGTAAAGGGCATTGAATCTATCTATGACATATGCAATCAAGGCCAGATCTTCAGCAACCTGAAATATTATGGGAAAGAATGCAACACATAAGATGAATACTAACAAAGCAATAGAaatgcttttacacacactgaGAGGAGGGGAAAATGGCATTGATCCTAATGACTTCCACACCTTTGAACACTTTAAGCTTAAATTATACGCTATTAGGTCAAAAATAGAACCCAAAACGACACAACAAAAGTTGGAATTATAGTGACTTTTTAACTCATTAATCTCTCATTACAGTCAGAAAATGAAGTTGAGAATAAATACACACCCATTCCAATGAGCCCAGCTGTACAACTCCATGTGGAAGTACAGGAACCAGCACAATGGTCTGCCAGGATGTCAACAATTACTCATTAGTATTTTGGAAACGATAATAAGTGAAATTTGAGCCAACAAATTGCAAGTTAGCCTAATATGTGCACCGGCACACTCAAATCTGTCCAAGTGACCAATACTTTGGTATGGTAGAATTCATAATGAAGTTACCTTGATACCTGCTGCAAATTGAAGTAGCCATTCTTCTGGATACTAtccaccaaaaaagaaaaatttgcacTTGTGAGATATTCTGTCCACTACTTGAAAAACTATCAACAagctcattttttaaattagcaATCATCATTAGAAACTCACCTCAGGAACTAACTTGGAGTTGCATTCACTAGCAAAATCATTCTCAAAGAGAACCCAACGATGGCTTCCTGTATATGCGACTTCACCGATAGCCCTGATGAATTTTACAAATCTAGTGTCATTTATCGTTACTTTAAACTCAATGCCTCATAAAAAAAGAATCTTGGTAGTAAGCATACTATTTAGTTTAGTACATCTTCTTAAGAAATGATGAGTGTCAATCTATTAACATGTTGCACAGACAGACACACAGAGATGGATGAGATTTCGAACCTAAGTTTGGCACTAGTTTGGTTTGTAATACCACAAGCTTAAGAGGTGGTGGAATGAGAGAAGGATCAGAAAACCATTGGAAATTtccttcaaaatcaaattaataagGCTTCATTCCAAAAACCTTCGTTCAAGAAGAGTTCATCCATCAAAATTGAAGGGGATGATCTCATATTTTTTAAGACTATTTCTGAAAACATATGTAGTTAATAACATTGGAGAGTAATGGAAATTACAAGAAGTTATTTAATACTAAGGGAAAAGCACAAGGTAGTACCCGTCTCCCATGGCATACTGATGACATGACATATCAGCCAATGCTCGTCCAATTCGATATTCCATTACATCATCATCACCTATATTCATTTTACTTGCTAAAGAATATATCTCATTCACGCCTTTGAAGTAAATGTCACCTGGTATATTCTCGACAAGTTCTGTTGTTTTTGGACAAGCCCAATATCCATCTTCCCAACCCAAAACCCTGCAATATCAAGAAACTAATGTCATACTTGAGACATGAACTCTATTCTTACATTCATAACATAACAAAACACAAGCAGTAAACACCGAACTttcctaaaaagaaaatatctcaTAGAAAGTAGGTGATTCATggaacatttttttgttttttttgtgggTGGGGTTGGGAGGGGGGAAGGGGGAAGTGGGGACACGAGTCTCATAGTTTCCTCATCTTCAAAAGATCAGTGTGATGTCTTACATTCCCCTCTATTACTCAAAACAAGTGCTAAATCATTTGATCCATTTAGAATGCTCAAGCAGCAGGACGTTATGCTCTTTACTACACTAACTAGTAagccaaataaaattaaatctgtATAATAAGACATAGAGTCCCAATAGCACAAGCCAGCTGCAGCAATGTGTCAGCGTTCCCAAAGGTTAACGCTCGACGACATATTCAAATAATTGCAGCTTTTAGAGAGACAATCATAAATTAATGAAAGTTTATTGGACTAGTCACAACaagtttcatttcttttgtaaGTGTAAATACTAAAATCCCTTTCGATTTCTCCCATGCCC
This genomic interval from Carya illinoinensis cultivar Pawnee chromosome 10, C.illinoinensisPawnee_v1, whole genome shotgun sequence contains the following:
- the LOC122278876 gene encoding transcription factor LHW-like, with the translated sequence METTALRQLLKSLCSNLHWEYSVFWKLNHRSQMVLGWEDGYWACPKTTELVENIPGDIYFKGVNEIYSLASKMNIGDDDVMEYRIGRALADMSCHQYAMGDGAIGEVAYTGSHRWVLFENDFASECNSKLVPEYPEEWLLQFAAGIKTIVLVPVLPHGVVQLGSLEWVAEDLALIAYVIDRFNALYNMAHINIPFTSNRDIQSQSSSSLMSGFLENPLEPSDMTITLLKAGDLKAFNHIRPNKNKFSTLNEVLPMSMYQDAVQVSETKLPQFFGNVGQNVTSSPPDSLIVVSTPLCQPINTSQLETLESKLLGLSCLNELQAYPQFSNYNLGASVEPSCGISHLCSELMTLGDTRVNDAGHKSASSITSLPIDSELHEALGQVFQNHIIEDMHNSSFLIEDSCRSSSLTRNIDMFNGAEPSSLAKADDANHLLEAIVASVSSCIDDSLASRFKSSTSSTTSSGRGASLFELQSQSEASALINDDSTPWSDFRSSFVSCDTSTFTGSVSFNNTRSKLIDKEQQGKPKGSMQPRKGNKLSNASKRRARIGENQRPRPRDRQMIQDRLEELRQLVPNGAKCSIDSLLDRVVMHMMHLRSIIEQAEKLRHLAPQKVVDRKSWGSSKMKNSSQNGTSWAFEFGDGLQSCPIVVEDLEYPGHMLIEMLCNERGLFLEIAQVIRNLEFTILKGTIHYRSNNAWAQFIIEGQKGFHRMDMFWPLMHLWKCRKSPV